The DNA region gagagaaaaaaaaggattttggaggagttttgatgcaaactgcctttgcatcaggtcagtgcagagagcctcaggttccatcggaaatcatctgctggttgtttcaagtgcagagcacagagtctggataaatgtcctgcaagaactgtaaagggagaatcccaggcaacaaatgtgaaaaggcgggtggaaaagggagggagaattctcaagtccaggtggccaaaatgtcaaaccaaacccaaagtaaagtccttaggagatcaacagaaacctgtcaccactgcagtgagagggagacttttaaagcacccattgtttgctcttccagatgctgggttagtgaggaaacactgggctggagaagagcaggaaagaacaggcagctgcgtcattgaaacaccatcactcagttttgctaccaATAGAATTCCAGAGAATCAGCAAACCCAGCACCCCCCCAGTTCCTGTACGTCTGTGAGCTCCTTGACTTCAGTTAACACCACCTGGAAGCCTTCTCAGACAGCTCATTCTGCTGGAACTATCTGAGTTTCATCATTGGTTAGAACAATCCTTGTTGTTTCTtactccccatccctctgctaAGCAGGAACAGTTggctctcctgctcctctgcccattGCGTCCAAATACCCAAATTGCTTGGATGGGTTGGAAGACTTAAAGCTGAACTTGACACttgctgtgctttaaaaatcccATCTGTGGTCAGAGCACACTGTTgtgcagagaagaaatgctcttctgctgagggcccccaggcacagaggcagcactggACAGTTGTCCCTGAGAAGCTTTTGCTAGTGGCAATGATCTAGTGCAGGGAATTCGACCTGCACTGGCCCTGAAGGGATTCCCTTCAGACAGGCACACAGCATTTTCAGTTCCACCTCCCACAGAACACTCTTGTGTTCAGCACACAGAACCTGCATTTTAGGTTTCCTTCATATACAGCACAGTCAAGTTTGATTCTGCTTGCTTTGCACTGTGCCCTTTCTTCTGCAAGCTGGGTGGCAGCTGTCCTGTGCAGTGACCACTGAGCACTGGAAAACCACCTCTTCCAGCCTAGATTTCCTTCTGATGAAGTTTATCTCTCTGGGGCAAGGGAGACACGCCTTGGCACACTTCAGAGACTCCAAGACTTTGGACACTGTTGTGTCTAAAGGAACTTGAATGATTCATGTGCACATTTAGGGTGCAAAATGGTGGTGCTGatgtttttgtttcctgggCATCCCAAGGGCCAGGTGGAGATGTGGAGCCAGCTGCACTCAAAATGTCCCTTGAAACAGCCTCCTTCCTGTCACAGTTCAGCAGGCCACTTGTGCAGCCTCAGTGACTCGTCCACACAAGCAGACCAGGCGAGACAGGTCAGGCTTTCCACCAGGAAAACAGTCTACGGGGGCAAGAACCTGCCGAAAGAGGAAACACAACCCATGAGGAGCAAAGCTGATGCAGAGCAATGGTCGCCTTTGTCTCAGCCCAAAAAGGGGCCTAGGCTGGAAAGTCACTTTCACCTCAGCACTGGCCTCCTTGCAAGACCTTCAGAAACCTGTGCACACCGTAAGGTACCAAAcatcagagctcagcagcagctgcccacctctttgctttccttcagcctctgcagacAAGACCTTGGTCAAGAGCACAGAGggacagcagagcagcttctggCACTCTGACCTGTGTCTGGGGGTGACCCTTGAgacctgggagcagagactgagctgaggGCACTTGACAGAGGAAGATGTAACCATAAGCTCTTCCTGCTCGTCGAGGTGTCACTGAGctcttgttccttttcctcagaACACCACGAAGACCATTTAGACCGAGAGCCAGGGAAACTGTCACATCTGTCAGGCAAGTCCGAGGTCCCAGGCTTGCAAATTCTGCCAGCAAGTGAGAGGGGCTCAGTAACCATGCAGTGACTGGCTTATTTACCAGAAAAGGAaggctcagcttttcatcaaggGAAGGAGCAATGGAGGCTGCTTTGGGATGAGCCTAGTGGGATGTCCCCTGGTGCTTACTGACGCTGTGAGTCAGTGAGCATGTAAATACAGGGGCTGTGTCAGCTGCCTGAGTTCCCACTGCAATCCAAAAAGACCAGGGTCCAAGTCACCCGACATAGCTGCTGGCTAGTCAAGTGACATCACTCTGTAGCCACCACTGACTGAACTTACAGGAGCTCTGGGGCGGTGAAGCCGCTGAACACTGCACACGACAACTACTCAGCTACCCAGCAACCCTTACAAGTCCCTGAGAACAGGACCCCCTCCTGTgcctcatcctcatcccaccGCAGTTAAGGTGAAACAACTTTGCTGAGGCTCTCTGCTGACCAAATGCTGGATCCTGAGAGGACAGGAGGTGGTACCGAGAGCCAGGGAAAGCCAAGTGGCATTTCCCTCCTGCAGGCAGTACACACACAGGCCTTTGGCCCTTGTGCGCAGCCAAACAGCACCCTGGAGATTTGGGGTTGCGGCTACAACCCAGATCTCGGCTCTCTGACAAGTCATGCTGCTCCCAAACCAATTTTAACcaagagcaaagaggaggaaaaggggctTTTTGAGCGTGGTGTGACCTCAGGTGTCCAcccctgcttctgcctcctcccagctTGGGCCCCTCGTGGTGCCCCACACAGAATCCCCCTggaaccagcagctctgtgacatcagcgcCCCGGCCGAGGCTTTCCAGGCACTATCAGCACTACGACATCAGACACAGCGCTGGGGGTGACGTGCCCttggctcttggagctgccacgTGCTGTCAGCGTGATGAAAGTTCTGAttgtcctggtcctgctgggcctgtgctgctggcctgtgaGTGCCTCAGTGCAAAGCTGTGGGTAAGTGGCTCTGGGAGGGAGCTTGggcagaaaagaggaggctgagggggcatcttcttaatagttacaaacatctaaagggtgggtgtcaggaggttggggcagcagttttttctgtgaggtgagggagccctggcccaggctgcccagggagggtgtggaggctctttccttggagggcttcaagaccctcctgtgtgacctgatcaaggtgggagctgcttctgcaggggggctggaccggatgatctctaaaggtcccttccaacccccaccattctgtgactgtgtgattcGATGATATGATGGGCTTCACTGGttccccatggccctgccacagcttcccaaagccccaggagctgggagctgggctgctggcacCACTCGTCTGCGGGGCGAAGGCAGAAGCCGGGGCGCAGGGTTCCCCGGCCCCGCTGTCCGTGCGCTGCCCggtggggagggcagacggctgccctgcagccccagcagcagccagccctccagCAGGACACTCGTGACTTTCTGGTGACAGGAGAAGCTGCGGGACCCGGCCCTTGGCTGAGCACCACGGGCTGTCGCGCATCGTGGGCGGCAGCGATGCCTCCCCGGGAGCCTGGCCCTGGATCGTCAGCATCCAGCTTCCCGGGGCAGCGGGCAGCGGGCACATCTGCGGAGGCTCCCTCATCCATCCCCGgtgggtcctgaccgcaggacactgctttgacaagtacaggtgagtaggagcagggcagggccgtgcccccagcactggcagagttCCCGTCCCGTGCTCGGCACGGGCTGGGCTGGTGCCGTTCCTGCAGCCCGGGGCTCGCGGGGCACCTGGCCTCTCCCTCGGcgagctggaggcagggaactgctgggctccctctgagccctctgctccccatctgccccccAGGAACGTCCCGACGTGGCGCATGGTGATCGAGGCCACCCGGCTGTCTGAGCTGGGCCCCGAGGCCCAAGTGCGCAAGAGCAAGCGGCTGCTGATCCACGAGAGCTACCGCAAAGGCGCCTTGGAGAACGACAtcgccctgctggagctggacgaGCCCGTGCAGTGCAGCGACTACGTGCAGCTGGCCTGTGTGACTCACTTCTCCGACGTGGTGGTGTCGCAGCTCACAGACTGCCGCGTCGCTGGCTGGGGCTACACCGCGGAAGGCTGTGAGTGCCCCCGGGAAAGCGCCTGTGTGCCTGGGGCGAGCctggggagacggctcgggctgCCCGAGGGccgggctcaggctgcaggcaggggcctGAGCTACCTCAGGCTGCCGCGATGCTGAGGGGACTTTCCcgtcaggaaaggctgcaggacccggGATGATTTTTTGCTCTttagatgagggagccctggccctggctgcccaggaagggcatggaggctccttccttggagatcttccaaaccctcctggacacgttcccgtgtgacctgatctagaggaatctgcttgagcagaggggtcagactagatgatgtttagaggtcccttccaaccccaccatctgggattctatgattctgagccATGGCCTAAAATCAGACAAGGGTCGAGTGCCTCTTTGggggtgcaaagccaaggctcagggaagggctctgcccagacaggggaggggaagtggcccagagctgctgggggctaattctttgccatgctcacagctgcagaaacatccgacgtgctgcaggaggccaaggtccGCCTCATCAATGTCaagctctgcaacagcagcGAGTGGTACGGAGGGGCCGTGcgcagctacaacctgtgtgctggCTACCCGCGGGGCGGCATCGacacctgccaggtaggagcagccacgggccagccccggcagcacccgcagccctggcccacgtggggctgccggggctccccaacactcccctcaccctgctggggctccccaacacccccctcaccctgctggggcttcccagcatcaccctcacactgctggggctccccaacacccccctcaccctctgtcctgtgctgcagggtgacagcgggggcccgctcgtctgcagagctccacacgccaacttcttctggctcgtgggcctgaccagctgggggaaaggctgtgccagaccaaagcagcctggggtctacacctccacccagcacttcttcAACTGGGTCCAGTCACGGATTCGCTCAGGAGGAAGTGCTGCGACACTCGCCCGGCCAAAGAGGCCATCAcaaggctcagccctggcaacagcagcagggactgagtcctgctcattcccactccagaagctgctggattTCGTTAATtggatccagcagctcctgcagtctctgcagggaaaagtggcTTAAGCAGCAGGACTCTGAGCACGGCTAGGTCCTGCCCCTCGCCTTCACTGGAGGTTCTCAGCAGTAGTGCTTAGGCAGTAGTCagtagaagctgtagctgtagcaGTGTCTTTGGACACAGTGTTGTTGGACTTTGTAAGATTGTATGAGTTTCCTGTTGTGTTTGACAGTTCCTTGGCCTCTGCACCGgtgctgcagaagtgcagcAATACCTGTGCACTGGAACCTTTGAAGTGGAGAGTTACTGACACAGTGTTcatcaaaattaaatgcaaaagaaaaagcaaaaggcccCGTTGCctcctggtgtccctgcagcacggcctggctcccctccctctgccctgcaggaaggggtcacctcaccagcccagccctggctggacacccagccccaggacctgggggctcagccccctcGGCCGCGGAGGGGGCTCCTCGCTGGTCTCTGTTAATGGatggcagggggcagggaggaggtgtCAGGGATGTCATCATGGGGCTAAAAGCAGAATCCAATCTTTAATTTGGGGTCTACCAGCCCCATATCCTTGGTGAGGGTTGGGGGGGAAGCAGGACACAGTTTggggtctgctgctgctgctgggtttgctgTCCTGGCCCCGGCTGTGGGCTACGGCGagtcctgcagcatccctgggatcccacccccagcctcctcatTGCCCGCACTGggttttctcagcagcaccatCCAGTGGAGACGCCCCCAAGGCCGAGGGGATAGCAAAGAAAGAGACCTgtctgggagctgtgtgaggacagaggtgttggggcagtgccagcaaATCCCGCAGTGGCTGCGGGTGCGTGGGAAGCACGTGCCAGGGCCCGTCCCCGCGGTGCAGCACCGCGtgtgctgctggccagggctcCTAAAGGGGGTAAAACCCTTCTGGGGAGGAGAGTGTGGGGGGTGATTCCCCtgggggagagcagggagatgggctCAGCCAGGGGGCTCAAGGGAAGCCCCAGCCCTCGGGGGCCACCAGTTTGCTCAAGGGGGATTTTGCTCTCCTTATCCTCCCaactgtcctgcagcagccactgaggGGCCTCCACTCCTGTGGGGCCTGAGGGGTCGCAGAGGGTGGGGGCCCTGCAagcccatcccctcccagcctgctcagaccaacacaagggcagcatttgCCCACCTCCTGCTTGTCCCCTCcaaggatttgtgtgtgtgaggtgcccatttgtgtgtgtgaggcatCCCCACGCTTTGGGCATCTCCAAGTGCTGTCTCACAATCCAGGCCTATGCCACAAGCAGTCTTTTCAGTTGTGTCAGAAAAATCCTCTGGTGTTTCCCAAACTAATGTCCaggcaaatgtgaaaaggaactTCAAAAAGATGACAGCGAGAACTCAGgaacttcctccccttctcttggagaagaagaggggctttcacagctctgcagcagcctcaagtgaaaacagaccTCTGCCACTGAGAAACCAGCCATATGGCAGTTCTGATGGTGCCTTTCATCAGTCACTCCAGTCACACAGCTCTACAGTGCCTTTGCttcacagagctgatgctgcCTTTCTTGTTCCTCAGCGAGCTGGTTGACTTCTATCAGTAGGCTTCTCTATTCCCTTGTTTGCATCTCTCGCTCTccagtatctccttttcctgtcagagGTCAGGggactccttctcccctcagatgttCTCCATCACCCTTGTTTCCGTTTCACAGTGTGCTGCTTCGCATGTCTTGTTTGCCTGGAAAACTATTGGAATGAATCAATCCTGTATCTCGTCATTAGCTCTTGTCAGACTCCAGTGGGCGGCTTTAGCACTGCAGTACAGTAGCATGACAAAGTAGGGCTCAAAAGCTCCTGTTTGGCAGGGACTGACATTAGATCCACCTCGGTGCTGGAGTTACTTGTTGCAGCAAATAcctttggcagctgcagcttcacagctgAACATCTGCATTGAACTAGCCATCTGGAATATCATCTGGAATGTATCTGGAACAGAATCTGTTGTTTCAGAAGAAGTGGATTTGGTAAGTCTCAGGAACAAAAGGACTTTGCAAACAGCCAGTAGCAgtgctctgccttccctcaggCACGAGCCAACTGCACAGTTTTTATCCAgtggcttcattttcagctGGCTCACCTTCAGTGGCTTATTTCTACAGATGCCCCTGCCCCAGAAATGACaaattctgcttagaaaaaaacctttttctgacTTTAACTGGAGAAGACACTTGGCGTGAACTTAttagagctgggcacagaggaacctgctgaggggcaccaagggcaaggacagagtcctgcagctggggaggaacaagcccagcaccagcacaggctgggggggacctgctggagagcagctccaggagagggacctggcagtgctgctgggcagcaaagaaccatgagcagcaacatgggctcgtgggcaagaagccaatggcagcctgggggcagcaagcagagtgtgggcagcagggccagggaggttgtgctgcacTTGATACATTCCtttgtcatcttttcctttattcttgctTTACCTCATCCCCCTCTGACACATgggttgtcttttttttggggAGGAGAAGTGACTGATATCAACACCCCGCTGCCatccctcttcttctttttaaagcagaggtCAAAACGCAGAAAGTgactctgctctgcctggctggtttgggtttgggagTCCTGCTGGCAAAAAGCATCACCTCCAGCAGAGTCATGAGTATCAAGCCATTTCTCTTCTGAGGTAGGACACATCTCATTCAGTCCCTGGGAACACGTGGGGCAAGTGATCATCTGTTCCCGTTGCCCCTGGATGAGTTACTGGGCACCTCATCCCCAAATTGCACCTCCTCcccaaattgcctttgcatcaggccggTGCAGAGAGCCAGGCACTGAATTGGGTCGTTTTGGTGCATGTCGCCATAGACACATTCTGCAGTTATTTCTGCCACCACACACCCAGGAGAAACAAGTCGTGGCGTGCAGCGTCTCGGGTTGGCTGCTGGTGCCTCCCTGGGAGCCCCACAGCACGTTACAacttggcagtggggctgcattTCTATCCAGAGCCACACAACTGTTTTTACAAGAGCGGGGCGTGCGCCACAGCAGGAATCCcacatggccctgggcagctgtggctgaACGTGCCCACAAAGCACCTGAACAGACGCTGACTGAACGAGAGAGGGACCACGGGGCATCTGCCTTCTGAGTGAGTGTGCAACCCGCATCCGTGTTCAGTGTTTCCAACGGGGATCGGGCAGCTCTGACACACGTGCAGCGTCATTTTGGGGCTTCTCCTGCGTCCCAGACTCAGCCTTTGGTCCGTGCCCGAGACTCGGCTGTGgggccgtgggaaggagccTTGCGTTGAGTCCCTtggggctggggatgtgctggTGCCCGCACGGGATCTGGACCTCAGTGTGATCCTGCGCTGTCCGTGCGGCCGCTTCAGAGCAGCGAGAGCGTGACGCTGAGCAGAGCAACGCCAGAGAGGTTGACAGGAATGGGATTTGGGTGCTTACAGGAACGCTGTGATGGGTGACAACAGGAGGACGGGCAGTCACCCAGCCCCAACAGAACGCCTGGGTCACTTGAGCAGATGTCACAGGACGAGATCCACTCGGTCTCAGTACAGCTGCAGCTACTGACAGTTTCTCTGGCTATTGGGACTGCTCAAGCTTTAGCAACGCTTCAAGATGAGGATGCTGGCTtgcaaaatgcagcagcagtacTTCAGCAGCACTCACTGGATGGTTACCCGATGCAGGCTCCATCAGACACACTCCTTTGCAGAACAGAGCCTCCGCAGATTGTTTGTGGCTGGCACAAGGACGAGGCTGTGAGGGCTGTGAAGGCACGTGGTGTGTGAATTTGAGTCAGCACTCAGAGTCAATCCacaagagcctgcaggatctgaAGGATCtgcccccgctgaggggacaagatcactgcgcacccagtatggatgatgcttgaTTCCAACtcattgtttacaccatgtgcttttatctgctgacACAAGTcatcctttcactccaccccatgcccacctcttctgtagcCTCCACCTCTggcgttacaacccgagatcttccaggtGCCTGCAacagtcttgaggggaaaagtggggtttgagtacatttctgagaaagaaaagtggcatttgggtggagttttgagggaaaagatgaggttttggaggtattttctgaggaaaagtgggtcttgggtgctattctgaggggaaaagtgggatttttgggaactgttgggtaaaaaagtgccatcttgagggaaaaagtggcgTTTTGGAatcgttttgaggggaaaaagtggggtttggggaagttgtgagggataaaatgaggttttggtgcaattctgagagaaaaaacaaggattttggaggagttttgaggctgtaaagtggggtttgagtacatttctgagaaagaaaagtggcatttgggtggagttttgagggaaaagatgaggttttggagtaattgtgaggggaaaagagggactttggggaagatgtgaggagaaaggggttttgtgtgatttttttttgaaggaccaaatggggttttgagggagttctgagggatgaaaagaggttttggggtaattgtgagggaaagcaattgggatttgggtgtagatttgagaggaaaagtggggttttggagcaattctgaggggcaaagtggtgttttggtttatttctgaaaggagaagtggagttctgttggagttttgggagaaaaagtggggctttggtgcagttttgcaggggaaagctgggattgagtacatttctgagggaaaagagcggtggagttgtgggataaaatggggttttgtttcaattctgagagcaaaagtgtgggtttgtgtggagtttgcaaggaaaaagtgggtttttgttggggttttgaggggaaaagtgagggtttaggggagttctgagagataaaatgaggttgggggcaattctgaagtcaagtgaggtttgggtggcgttttgagtggaaaaatgggtttttggggaacttaggtggcaaaaagtggggttttagtagagttttgagaagaaaagtagggtttggggggggttctgagggataaaaataaggttttggcacaattctgagagaaaacgtgtggtttcagtggagttgtgagggatgaaaggaggtttttgggcatgtctgaggggaaaagtgggggctttggtggttttctgaggtggaaaaagtggggttttgagagtatttctgtggggaaaagtgtttgatttggtagagttttgagaggaaaagcgagctgttggggaaatcctgaggggaaagtgtgaggtctgggtggagttgtgaggaaaaaaggaaggttttggtaactatctgaggtccaaagtggggatttgggtggaggtttgaaggaacaagctgttttctgttgggtttagaggggaaaagtgagggtgtgtgggagttgtgagggataacatgaggtgtgggggcaaatctgaggggaaaagtgaggtgtGGGTGgcattttgagggaaaacaattgggatttaggtggaattttatagaggaaaagaggagtttttgagcaattctgagggaaaaagtagagtttttgtttatttgtgttctggtttagcaaggagcagcttttggcttagtaccagggggagcgggttgcagtgaagacccgagaaagagtttgcggactctcccccggctcctgggttcacacccacctccggcccggctgggccaatctggcgcctctgccagcactatttaggggccgggaatttggaatgcgaggcaggaggtgtaagagtgacacgagatggaggcgaccacgcggccccttcagccagagaaggaggaaggaaggagaagcaacagaccagagacccctctgcaagccgtggcgagaatgcagctgtgcccctgcagcctctggagatccatggcaggagcgagagttcccagcagctccgtgtgagtgagcccggacgggagagggactgtgtggggaggggccatggcccaggccgtgctggagagcctgcacgccgcagagcagccccacacgagaggcagagacgagctgcagcctttggagtcagtgggcatcggagcagcccgtgcagggctgccgtgcgtgtgagttaccccacggactcgcagggagggctggtgtggagttcacccgtcctgaggagggacagacggcagaagctatcgggaacaggctaactgaaacccccactgcctgcccccccgaaccgttcagggggggacaaggtaaaaaccccgggatcagggctctgagcccgggaagaggggaggggtggcaagaaggtgttcttcaaaaggctggttggactcttcattgatgtattgctctgtgttgtttcattttggttatgttttgggtttttgggggtatgttttagttgacgttgcatcaaactgtttctctgttttcttccccaaaccgagtggcctggtctgctttgtcctgaaccttcagcggcaattaagctctccctgcccttgagcaattctcagcctcttccatactggaggctaatcgtggtctttgttccctgatgggcctaaaccaggacaatttctgagagcaaaa from Colius striatus isolate bColStr4 unplaced genomic scaffold, bColStr4.1.hap1 scaffold_43, whole genome shotgun sequence includes:
- the LOC133629402 gene encoding acrosin-like — its product is MRCWENVSTPGTISVELDVSLPSAPSSVPAPERPVVWYHRAREVPGMIFSLACTLAVCLWNRLPPSNTFASMTVKAFGRCSWSPSLGQKLLALLKGATIDLTRTSKTYRCSWNCIFNIVLSRTYPEDGPDTILQLGPLVVPHTESPWNQQLCDISAPAEAFQALSALRHQTQRWGRSCGTRPLAEHHGLSRIVGGSDASPGAWPWIVSIQLPGAAGSGHICGGSLIHPRWVLTAGHCFDKYRNVPTWRMVIEATRLSELGPEAQVRKSKRLLIHESYRKGALENDIALLELDEPVQCSDYVQLACVTHFSDVVVSQLTDCRVAGWGYTAEGSAETSDVLQEAKVRLINVKLCNSSEWYGGAVRSYNLCAGYPRGGIDTCQGDSGGPLVCRAPHANFFWLVGLTSWGKGCARPKQPGVYTSTQHFFNWVQSRIRSGGSAATLARPKRPSQGSALFLGLCTGAAEVQQYLCTGTFEVESY